A section of the Dehalobacter sp. DCM genome encodes:
- a CDS encoding acyl-CoA dehydrogenase family protein, which translates to MLDKSLTPEQQEYQQLARDFTAKHIIPVASEYDRTGDFPEFILKEVKEAGINCMAVPKEYGGPGLSSLIQSIVVEEWGYGCAGFATTLAGNGLSTYPVLIAGTDEQKKSFYPYIVNGGMGAFALTEPGAGSDAGGVATVAKREGDEYVINGTKCFCTTGSYASVFIIFASTDPSLGTKGISAFIVEREREGLTIGAVEHKLGIRSSNTVEVLLKNVRVPAAHLLGQEGDGMKIAMKTLDMARPIVGAIGVGLARRAMDECIKYVKERLDINGKPLAAHQNVQFRIADMAIQVEAARQLLRRCMSLKEAGLPYSKESAMAKTFATDTAMKVSAEAVDLMGEFGYSLDSVVEKLMRDAKVMQIYEGTNQIQRMVIAGQLLR; encoded by the coding sequence CAACTGGCGCGGGATTTTACCGCGAAGCATATTATTCCTGTAGCGTCTGAATACGACCGCACCGGTGATTTTCCCGAGTTCATTCTTAAGGAAGTTAAAGAGGCCGGAATAAATTGTATGGCGGTACCAAAAGAATATGGCGGACCGGGACTGAGTTCGCTGATCCAATCCATCGTTGTCGAAGAATGGGGTTACGGTTGTGCCGGATTTGCAACAACGCTAGCAGGCAATGGATTGTCAACATATCCCGTACTCATCGCCGGAACTGATGAACAAAAAAAGTCTTTTTACCCCTATATCGTAAACGGCGGAATGGGAGCATTTGCGCTAACAGAACCGGGGGCCGGTTCAGATGCAGGTGGAGTCGCCACGGTGGCTAAACGTGAAGGAGATGAGTACGTCATTAATGGCACCAAGTGCTTTTGCACCACAGGCAGCTATGCCAGTGTCTTCATCATCTTTGCTTCTACCGACCCCAGTCTGGGAACCAAGGGGATCAGCGCCTTCATCGTAGAACGGGAGCGCGAAGGCTTAACGATTGGGGCTGTTGAGCATAAACTGGGTATCCGCAGTTCCAATACAGTCGAAGTTCTGTTGAAAAATGTCAGGGTACCTGCTGCTCACTTGCTTGGGCAAGAAGGTGACGGGATGAAGATTGCCATGAAAACCTTGGATATGGCCAGACCGATTGTTGGTGCTATTGGCGTGGGTTTAGCCCGGAGAGCCATGGACGAATGCATTAAATATGTCAAAGAAAGATTGGATATTAACGGAAAGCCCTTGGCAGCACATCAGAATGTTCAATTCAGAATAGCCGATATGGCCATTCAGGTGGAAGCTGCCAGGCAGCTCTTACGCCGTTGCATGAGTCTCAAAGAGGCCGGTTTGCCATATTCCAAAGAATCTGCCATGGCCAAGACATTTGCTACCGATACGGCGATGAAAGTATCGGCTGAGGCAGTTGATTTAATGGGTGAATTTGGGTATTCGTTGGACTCGGTTGTAGAAAAGTTAATGCGTGATGCCAAAGTGATGCAAATATACGAAGGAACAAACCAGATTCAACGGATGGTTATTGCCGGACAGTTGCTTAGATAG
- a CDS encoding acyl-CoA dehydrogenase family protein yields MSYALSEEQSLIQQVAREFAQEYVEPLAVEIDLKDEHPAELLQNMGEHDFLGLFIPSEYGGADSDYLSYVLAVEEISRLSGSVGSILINHSSLAVYAINRWGSGQQKENYLPGMCQGKNIGSFAYAETGAAPGVGSAKLVATQEGNGYVLNGRKSYVANGGVADIYVVVALTDPEAGMKGMSAFIVDATTPGLSVGRKIEKMGLRGCQSTELIFDNVQVTKENLLGAENQGQAIIAEAYAVAAVAKGAQVVGITQAALEDAVKYSQQRVQFRRPISNFPAVQAMLARIATNLHMTRLAVYHAAGLIDKGEPFAYEAAIIKNFVSEIGHSSLIEAIQVEGGYGYSRDMPVSRLFRDLKGTMIAETSEEYPIKTIAAGLLA; encoded by the coding sequence ATGAGTTACGCTTTAAGCGAAGAACAAAGTTTAATTCAGCAAGTAGCGCGGGAATTCGCGCAAGAATATGTCGAGCCTTTGGCTGTAGAAATTGATCTTAAGGATGAGCATCCTGCAGAGTTACTGCAAAATATGGGTGAACACGATTTTCTGGGATTGTTCATTCCTTCAGAATATGGCGGAGCGGATTCGGATTATTTGAGCTATGTTTTGGCAGTGGAAGAAATCTCCCGTTTAAGCGGCTCCGTGGGATCCATTCTCATCAACCATAGTTCCCTTGCGGTATACGCTATAAACCGTTGGGGATCTGGGCAGCAGAAGGAGAACTATCTGCCTGGAATGTGCCAGGGGAAAAATATAGGCTCATTTGCCTATGCTGAAACCGGTGCTGCACCTGGAGTTGGATCGGCAAAACTGGTGGCTACCCAAGAGGGTAACGGTTATGTCCTTAATGGCCGCAAGTCGTACGTGGCCAACGGCGGGGTAGCTGATATTTATGTCGTTGTGGCTTTAACCGATCCAGAGGCCGGAATGAAAGGAATGAGTGCTTTCATCGTAGACGCAACGACCCCAGGCTTATCTGTAGGCCGTAAAATTGAAAAAATGGGGTTGCGCGGCTGCCAGTCCACCGAACTGATTTTCGACAATGTGCAGGTAACGAAAGAAAACCTGCTTGGTGCGGAAAACCAAGGGCAAGCCATCATTGCTGAAGCTTATGCAGTTGCCGCGGTGGCCAAAGGTGCTCAGGTTGTCGGAATTACCCAGGCAGCTTTAGAGGATGCGGTCAAGTATTCTCAACAGAGGGTTCAGTTCCGCCGCCCGATTTCGAACTTTCCGGCCGTTCAGGCCATGTTGGCCAGGATTGCAACAAATCTGCATATGACTCGTTTAGCTGTCTACCATGCCGCAGGCTTGATTGACAAGGGAGAGCCGTTTGCTTATGAAGCCGCTATCATTAAGAATTTTGTATCGGAAATAGGACACAGCTCCCTTATTGAGGCTATTCAAGTTGAAGGCGGTTACGGATATAGCCGGGATATGCCCGTATCACGCTTGTTCCGGGATCTGAAAGGCACGATGATTGCGGAAACTTCAGAGGAGTATCCTATTAAAACCATTGCCGCAGGGTTACTCGCCTGA
- a CDS encoding electron transfer flavoprotein subunit beta/FixA family protein produces MPRILVCYKWVLDEQDIKINRDNLSLDTSKAKYKIGEYDRNAIEEGVLLAEKLGGSVDVLTFGTAAVKQSLKDVLSRGPEKAYFIGDPLAEKADASVTAAVLAAAIRKIGPYDIILCAEGSTDEYNQQVAPRLAKMLDIPAVTFVNKLSLEGNQVQAARKLGDCTEVLHVEGAAVVSVMPEINKPRIPSLKQVLAAAKKPSEELKLTDLQLDEKALTPKVIKLSIRGFVMNRKNIIHKELSQTDNVAKLVAELAKEGVY; encoded by the coding sequence ATGCCAAGAATTCTAGTTTGCTATAAATGGGTTTTAGATGAGCAGGACATTAAGATTAATCGCGATAACCTTTCCCTGGATACCAGTAAAGCCAAATATAAAATCGGTGAATATGACCGCAACGCCATAGAAGAAGGGGTACTACTGGCAGAAAAACTTGGAGGCAGTGTCGATGTGCTTACCTTTGGTACCGCTGCCGTCAAACAATCCTTGAAAGATGTGCTTTCACGCGGTCCTGAAAAAGCGTACTTCATTGGCGATCCTCTGGCTGAAAAGGCAGATGCTTCGGTGACGGCAGCGGTTCTGGCCGCAGCCATCCGGAAAATTGGTCCTTACGACATCATTCTCTGCGCAGAGGGAAGCACAGATGAATATAATCAGCAGGTTGCACCGCGGTTGGCTAAAATGCTCGATATTCCTGCTGTTACCTTTGTCAATAAACTTTCTCTTGAAGGGAATCAAGTGCAGGCAGCGCGTAAATTAGGCGACTGCACCGAAGTTCTCCATGTTGAAGGGGCCGCTGTGGTCAGTGTCATGCCCGAAATAAACAAACCGCGTATTCCAAGCCTTAAGCAGGTTCTGGCTGCAGCAAAAAAACCTTCCGAGGAACTAAAGCTTACTGATTTGCAGCTGGATGAGAAAGCGCTTACGCCGAAAGTTATCAAGCTGTCCATTCGTGGATTTGTGATGAACCGTAAGAACATCATTCATAAAGAACTCAGTCAGACTGATAACGTGGCCAAGCTTGTGGCTGAGCTTGCCAAAGAAGGAGTTTATTAA
- a CDS encoding electron transfer flavoprotein subunit alpha/FixB family protein, translating into MQGIWIYSEDSTIAKQLLTAGLNLKEAMNQPLGVITLDAGQAKSLIDSGADKVVVLKGENNWPESYAEAIGKFAVQEETGVLLVGGTLRGKDLAAKVAVSLDAALVTDAQSIKAANGSLETTRLMYGGLAVCTEQVSLPAVLTVPPSNFEEAKPVEGRKGETSTIDVSEFDQRISVNEVCPIVRQGVDITTAGKIVCVGRGISQKEDLKIAEELAQAMGAEIACTRGIAEDYHWLPEERYIGISGQKVKPEVYISIGVSGQVQHVAGIRDSKIIVAIDSNEKAPIFEAADYGIVGDLYEVVPMLTAALGKK; encoded by the coding sequence ATGCAAGGAATATGGATTTATTCTGAAGATAGCACCATTGCCAAACAATTGCTTACTGCCGGTCTTAATCTGAAAGAAGCAATGAATCAGCCTTTAGGGGTAATCACATTGGATGCAGGACAAGCAAAATCACTGATTGACTCAGGCGCAGATAAAGTCGTTGTCTTGAAAGGAGAAAATAACTGGCCGGAAAGCTATGCGGAGGCTATCGGCAAGTTTGCCGTTCAGGAAGAAACGGGAGTACTTCTCGTTGGAGGAACATTGCGTGGTAAAGACCTGGCTGCCAAAGTAGCCGTATCTTTAGATGCCGCGTTGGTAACAGATGCTCAAAGCATCAAAGCTGCAAATGGCTCCCTGGAAACAACCAGGCTCATGTACGGCGGGCTGGCTGTATGTACTGAACAGGTCTCGCTGCCGGCGGTTCTTACCGTACCGCCAAGTAATTTTGAGGAAGCCAAGCCGGTAGAGGGCAGGAAAGGTGAAACCAGTACCATAGATGTTTCAGAATTTGACCAACGAATTTCAGTTAACGAAGTATGTCCGATTGTACGACAGGGTGTGGATATTACAACGGCTGGCAAAATTGTCTGCGTTGGCCGCGGAATCAGCCAAAAAGAAGACTTGAAAATTGCCGAGGAACTGGCGCAGGCCATGGGCGCGGAAATAGCTTGTACCAGAGGTATTGCTGAAGATTACCACTGGTTGCCTGAAGAAAGGTACATTGGAATATCCGGACAGAAAGTGAAGCCGGAAGTCTACATCTCCATCGGCGTTTCTGGTCAGGTTCAGCATGTGGCCGGAATCAGGGATTCTAAAATTATTGTGGCGATAGATTCGAATGAAAAAGCTCCTATATTTGAAGCTGCAGATTATGGTATCGTGGGCGATCTCTACGAAGTAGTGCCGATGCTAACCGCAGCCCTTGGAAAAAAATAA
- a CDS encoding FAD-dependent oxidoreductase — protein sequence MSGDDKFDAIIIGAGPAGSACAYTLAKAGKSVLMIERGNTPGSKNVTGGRLYSYALDLLEPGLWEEAALERKVTHEQIMMLSKEQSVKIDYSNPAYNLEGQIPHSFTVLRAVFDEWLAGKAEEMGAMVACGILVDDLIEENGRIVGVKAGEDDMYADVVIAADGVNSFIAQKAGVFGDLEASTLGVGVKEIIELPAKTIEERFNLKDGEGTALLILGCTEGIHGGGFLYTNKESISLGCVFTPTEAAENGRQIHDIFQDMKMHPAILPLLEGGQTVEYGAHLVREEGFRGIPQKLYKEGLLVIGEAAGFVINVGYSIRGIDLAIVSGIAAAQAIISGKAPGPAYMEQLASLKLLPSMKAVDRYFDLLEIHRLYSTYPNIATDVFHLLFTVDGNEPPNVKKEMLKILKENNLSVWQLMKDGIRGVKSI from the coding sequence ATGTCGGGAGACGACAAATTTGATGCCATAATTATCGGAGCAGGCCCTGCCGGTTCAGCTTGTGCCTATACCTTGGCGAAAGCAGGCAAATCCGTATTGATGATTGAAAGAGGAAATACACCAGGAAGTAAAAACGTCACCGGTGGAAGGTTATACTCCTATGCCTTGGATTTGCTTGAACCAGGCCTTTGGGAAGAAGCTGCCCTGGAAAGAAAAGTAACCCATGAACAAATTATGATGCTCAGTAAGGAGCAGAGTGTAAAAATTGATTATTCCAATCCGGCCTATAACCTGGAAGGGCAGATTCCCCATTCCTTTACAGTTCTAAGAGCGGTATTTGACGAATGGCTGGCAGGTAAAGCTGAAGAAATGGGAGCCATGGTCGCTTGCGGAATCCTGGTCGATGACTTGATCGAAGAAAACGGGCGCATCGTAGGCGTCAAAGCAGGCGAGGATGATATGTATGCTGATGTGGTCATTGCGGCAGACGGCGTCAATTCTTTTATCGCTCAAAAAGCCGGAGTTTTTGGAGATCTTGAAGCGTCAACCCTGGGAGTAGGCGTTAAAGAAATCATTGAATTACCGGCTAAAACTATTGAAGAACGTTTCAATCTAAAAGACGGGGAAGGTACAGCCTTGCTTATCCTTGGCTGTACTGAGGGAATTCACGGAGGAGGATTCCTGTATACCAATAAAGAGAGTATCAGTCTGGGATGTGTATTTACCCCAACCGAGGCTGCTGAGAACGGGAGACAAATACACGATATTTTCCAGGACATGAAGATGCATCCTGCCATTCTGCCCTTATTGGAAGGGGGTCAAACCGTAGAATACGGAGCGCATCTGGTCAGGGAGGAGGGTTTTAGGGGAATTCCCCAAAAGCTTTACAAAGAAGGTCTTCTGGTGATAGGGGAAGCTGCTGGCTTTGTTATTAACGTAGGCTATTCCATCCGTGGAATTGACCTGGCCATTGTCAGCGGGATAGCTGCTGCTCAGGCCATCATTTCCGGGAAAGCACCGGGACCCGCTTATATGGAGCAGTTGGCAAGTTTGAAGCTACTCCCCTCCATGAAAGCGGTGGACCGATACTTTGATCTTCTGGAGATTCACCGCCTATATTCAACCTATCCCAATATTGCGACAGATGTATTCCATCTCTTATTTACCGTGGATGGCAATGAACCGCCTAATGTTAAGAAAGAAATGCTAAAAATCCTTAAAGAAAATAACTTATCTGTTTGGCAACTGATGAAAGACGGAATAAGGGGGGTTAAGTCGATATGA
- a CDS encoding ferredoxin family protein has product MSIEKMEATELLGFNKFEVDEEEPHIVLDKEICKKCQEKPCLTVCPAVLYTLDKNGDISFDHAGCLECGTCRVMCKNKGIQKWTYPRGTFGVNFRYG; this is encoded by the coding sequence ATGAGTATAGAAAAAATGGAAGCAACGGAACTCCTGGGATTCAATAAATTTGAAGTGGATGAGGAAGAACCGCATATCGTTTTAGACAAGGAAATATGCAAAAAATGTCAGGAGAAACCTTGTCTAACAGTATGTCCGGCTGTATTATACACGCTGGATAAAAACGGGGATATCAGTTTCGACCATGCAGGCTGCCTGGAGTGTGGCACTTGCCGGGTAATGTGCAAGAACAAAGGGATACAAAAATGGACCTATCCCCGGGGGACCTTTGGCGTGAATTTCAGGTACGGGTAA
- a CDS encoding class I adenylate-forming enzyme family protein has product MNLISIMQENAGLFSDSVAVIDGATEKFITYKELWRQVNAVASGLKSIGIAAGDRIGLYLPNGAEFIISYFAILMIGAIAVPFDILFRNFEIKYILENSSAKAVIGLERELSRLLSMRNELPNLLSVVGAGDQMNIQVDRRLSDWIQAECLNYTEPVQILDSQPAAIHYTSGTTGRMKGVVLSHYNIAVNTKINGHYLLGLNDQDRVLGLSPFNHVYYFQVVLGPLSVGAAAVTLPRSSPRLALEAIEKYRITHLSTVPTMFRYLLQQFKEKKYDLSSWRVAGSAAANINPDLVMQIRNTFGVDFFDTYGSTEASSTITYTRLRHYKSGSVGMPAHGYMVKVVDDQELEVPVGEVGELVVRGPGIFRNYWELPEKTEIAFTVGGWYKSGDIARLDHEGYVYIIGRKNDMIISGGYKIYPLEIEEMLLSHPEIADAIVVKRKDPNLGEVPVGYVILKSGAELTPDQIITFCQERLAKYKCPRIIEIRSDFPRSPSGKTLRRCLESENNKTQE; this is encoded by the coding sequence ATGAACTTAATCAGTATTATGCAAGAAAATGCCGGCCTGTTTTCTGACTCTGTCGCGGTTATTGACGGTGCGACCGAAAAATTCATAACCTATAAAGAGCTTTGGCGTCAGGTAAATGCTGTGGCCAGTGGATTAAAATCAATCGGAATAGCAGCCGGAGACCGTATAGGTTTATATCTGCCCAATGGCGCTGAATTCATTATTTCCTATTTTGCCATACTGATGATCGGGGCCATTGCTGTTCCCTTTGATATTTTATTTAGAAATTTTGAAATCAAATATATTTTAGAAAACTCATCGGCTAAAGCCGTTATAGGATTGGAAAGAGAACTAAGTCGGTTGCTTTCAATGCGTAATGAACTTCCAAATCTGCTATCGGTGGTTGGAGCCGGCGACCAGATGAATATTCAAGTAGATAGAAGATTGTCAGACTGGATCCAGGCCGAATGCCTGAATTATACAGAACCGGTTCAAATACTGGATAGTCAGCCTGCTGCGATTCACTATACATCGGGGACTACAGGGCGAATGAAGGGTGTCGTTCTCTCCCATTATAATATTGCGGTGAATACAAAAATTAACGGACATTATCTGCTTGGGTTGAACGATCAGGATAGGGTGTTAGGACTGTCGCCGTTTAATCATGTATACTATTTCCAGGTTGTTCTTGGGCCTCTGAGTGTAGGGGCTGCTGCTGTGACTTTGCCACGTTCTTCCCCACGACTGGCGCTGGAAGCAATTGAAAAATATCGGATAACGCATCTTTCGACAGTGCCAACCATGTTCCGTTACCTTCTTCAGCAATTTAAGGAAAAGAAATATGATTTAAGTTCCTGGCGAGTCGCCGGTTCCGCAGCCGCCAATATCAATCCGGATCTGGTTATGCAAATCAGGAATACATTTGGAGTTGATTTCTTTGATACCTATGGCAGTACCGAAGCGAGTTCAACCATAACCTATACCCGGCTGCGTCATTACAAAAGCGGATCGGTAGGAATGCCTGCCCATGGTTATATGGTAAAGGTAGTGGATGATCAGGAACTGGAGGTACCCGTAGGTGAAGTCGGTGAATTAGTTGTCCGAGGACCGGGTATTTTTAGAAATTACTGGGAATTGCCTGAAAAAACAGAAATAGCTTTTACGGTAGGCGGATGGTATAAGAGCGGGGATATAGCTCGTCTGGATCATGAAGGGTATGTCTATATCATTGGCAGAAAAAATGACATGATCATTTCCGGTGGTTATAAAATCTATCCTTTGGAAATAGAAGAAATGTTACTGAGCCATCCGGAGATAGCCGATGCCATCGTCGTCAAGAGAAAAGATCCCAATCTGGGAGAAGTTCCTGTAGGTTACGTCATTTTAAAATCCGGAGCAGAATTAACACCGGATCAAATCATAACTTTCTGCCAGGAACGGTTGGCAAAGTACAAATGCCCGCGAATAATTGAGATTAGATCAGATTTCCCACGCTCACCTTCAGGGAAAACTTTAAGAAGATGCCTGGAAAGTGAGAATAATAAGACACAGGAGTAA
- a CDS encoding GtrA family protein produces MKYVVAGGIAFIADFSVLFVFHEYVLKDLAYSLYIATFLGFMAGLTVNYFLSLKFVFSAARNTSLGRGLKNQMIFTLIGVAGLAINELGMVIGVAILALDYKIIKVVVAGIVMVWNYGARKLFIFNRKYLAQHHVMVVSKETKNEEQGEW; encoded by the coding sequence ATGAAATATGTCGTTGCCGGAGGAATCGCGTTTATCGCTGATTTTTCCGTTCTATTTGTATTTCACGAGTATGTCCTGAAGGATCTGGCGTACTCGCTGTACATAGCGACATTTTTGGGGTTCATGGCCGGATTAACAGTCAATTATTTTCTTTCTCTAAAATTTGTTTTTTCCGCAGCGAGAAATACGTCCTTAGGACGCGGGTTAAAAAATCAAATGATATTTACCCTGATCGGCGTTGCCGGATTGGCCATTAACGAATTGGGTATGGTTATCGGTGTAGCGATTCTGGCTTTAGATTATAAGATCATTAAAGTCGTCGTAGCGGGGATCGTGATGGTTTGGAATTACGGTGCACGTAAACTTTTTATTTTTAATCGCAAATACCTTGCCCAGCACCATGTCATGGTAGTCTCAAAAGAAACAAAGAATGAAGAACAGGGAGAATGGTGA
- a CDS encoding NAD(P)/FAD-dependent oxidoreductase encodes MPKKALIIGGGPAGLTAAYTLLKQTSIIPVIVEKEDFVGGISRTANHNGNRIDIGGHRFFTKSPEVLNLWHALMPVQGKPSIDDILLNNSEKILVPGGPDPETVDNVFLIRRRVSRILYLRKFFDYPISLKLQTLTNLGFINVIKAGTAYVTSQVFKREEKTLEDFMVNRFGTALYKMFFKDYTYKVWGKDPSEIAADWGAQRIKGLSLTKAVIHMLKSPFMKKDLAQNSVETSLIELYTYPKKGPGQLWEVMADQIRAMGGEIRLNTTAEKFTLANGKLVSAAVRNHESGLLENMEADFVISSMPICELVSALGPDIPAEVNAVASELPYRDFITVGLLVKSIKLKNTTKIPTVKDRVPDCWIYIQEPDVKVGRLQMFNNWSPYMVKDFESTVWLGLEYFCEEGDTMWTMSDDDFIAFAIDEAERIGILNKGDILDSVRIKVQKAYPAYFGSYSRFDLVKEHLNTYSNLYCIGRNGQHRYNNMDHSMMTAMEAVRLIQNGESMNDSLWNVNAEKDYHEEADKK; translated from the coding sequence ATGCCTAAAAAAGCGCTTATCATCGGTGGAGGCCCGGCGGGGTTGACAGCCGCCTATACGTTACTGAAGCAAACTTCGATCATCCCCGTCATCGTTGAAAAAGAAGATTTTGTCGGGGGGATATCGCGGACAGCCAATCACAATGGCAATCGGATCGATATCGGAGGGCACCGTTTTTTTACCAAAAGTCCGGAAGTTCTAAATTTGTGGCACGCACTGATGCCGGTCCAGGGCAAACCGTCTATCGATGATATTCTGCTTAATAATAGCGAAAAAATTCTTGTTCCGGGTGGTCCGGATCCCGAAACTGTCGATAATGTTTTTCTCATCCGCAGAAGGGTATCCCGGATTCTTTACTTGCGAAAATTCTTTGATTACCCTATCAGCCTCAAACTGCAGACACTGACAAATCTAGGCTTTATCAATGTTATCAAGGCCGGCACGGCCTATGTCACTTCACAGGTATTCAAGCGGGAAGAAAAAACACTGGAAGACTTTATGGTCAACCGTTTCGGAACAGCCCTTTATAAAATGTTTTTTAAAGATTACACCTACAAAGTATGGGGCAAAGATCCCAGTGAAATCGCTGCGGATTGGGGGGCTCAACGAATCAAAGGCTTATCGTTGACAAAGGCCGTGATTCATATGCTGAAAAGCCCGTTTATGAAGAAGGACCTGGCTCAGAATAGCGTTGAAACCTCGCTTATTGAACTGTATACCTATCCCAAAAAGGGGCCGGGACAATTGTGGGAGGTCATGGCGGACCAGATCCGCGCCATGGGCGGGGAAATCCGATTGAATACCACGGCAGAAAAGTTTACATTAGCCAATGGAAAGCTTGTCTCTGCTGCCGTCAGGAACCATGAAAGCGGATTGCTGGAGAATATGGAAGCAGATTTCGTTATCTCCTCCATGCCGATCTGTGAGCTTGTGTCTGCTCTGGGACCGGATATCCCGGCAGAGGTTAACGCGGTGGCATCCGAATTACCCTATCGTGACTTTATCACCGTCGGGCTTCTGGTTAAGTCCATCAAGTTAAAGAATACAACGAAGATCCCAACCGTTAAGGATCGGGTACCGGATTGTTGGATCTATATTCAGGAACCGGATGTGAAAGTCGGCCGCTTACAGATGTTTAACAATTGGTCACCGTATATGGTTAAAGACTTTGAAAGTACAGTCTGGCTTGGTTTAGAATATTTCTGTGAAGAAGGCGACACCATGTGGACCATGTCCGACGATGATTTTATCGCATTCGCCATTGATGAAGCAGAAAGAATCGGTATACTAAATAAAGGCGATATCCTGGACAGTGTACGGATCAAGGTGCAGAAAGCGTATCCAGCCTATTTTGGAAGTTATAGCCGTTTTGATCTTGTCAAGGAACACTTGAATACCTATTCCAATCTATACTGTATCGGACGAAACGGACAGCATCGCTATAATAATATGGATCATTCCATGATGACCGCTATGGAGGCAGTCAGGCTAATTCAGAACGGCGAGAGCATGAATGACTCTCTGTGGAATGTCAATGCGGAAAAGGATTACCACGAAGAAGCAGACAAAAAGTGA